The Microbacterium sulfonylureivorans region CACTCCCGCGCGGATCGGCTTCGCGACGGCGGATGCCGCGGCCGAGGCATCCTGGACGCCCGACGTGGCGGACGCCCTCGAGGAGTGGCTCGCCTCCGACGCGCCGAAGGTGTTCAGCGACGCGAAGCCGCAGGTCAAGGCACTTCGACGCGCCGGGCAGCGCGTCGGCGGACTCGCATTCGACGCGATCGTGGCCGGCTGGCTCCTGCGCCCGAGCTTCCCCGACAAGACGCTCGCCGACCTCGTCGACCGCTACCTCGACGAGAAGCTTCCCGAGGCCGATCCGACGCAGCTCGTTCCCGAGACGGAGGGCGCCACGCCCGGCCAGCTGTCATGGTTCGCGATGCGCGTGACCGCGGCTCTGCGCGGCGAGCTGGCCGAGAGCGTGACGACCGTGCTCACCGACATCGAGCTCCCCACGCTGCTGACGCTCGCCGACATGGAGCTCGCGGGCGTGGCGGTCTCGCACGACAAGCTCTCGTCGTTCTCGGCCGAGCTCGCCGAGCGCGCCGACGCGATCGCGCAGCAGGCGTTCCTTGCCATCGGTCGAGAGGTCAACCTCGGGTCGCCGAAGCAGCTGCAGGAGGTGCTGTTCGACGAGCTGCAGCTTCCCAAGACACGCAAGACCAAGACGGGCTACTCGACGGATGCCGCGGTCCTCGCCGACCTGCAGGAATCCCACCCCCACCCCTTCCTCGACCTGCTGCTCCAGCATCGCGAGGCGACGAAGCTCCGCCAGATCATCGAGTCGCTCGACACCGCGATCGCGGCGGACGGCCGGATCCGCACCACCTACGTGCAGACCGGGAGCCAGACCGGGCGCCTGTCGAGCACAGACCCGAACCTCCAGAACATCCCTGTCCGCACGGAGGAGAGCCGGCGAATCCGCTCGGCCTTCGAGGTCGGTGAAGGCTACGAGACGCTGCTCACCGCCGACTACTCGCAGATCGAGATGCGCATCATGGCGCATCTCTCGGAAGACCCGGGCCTCGTCGAGGCGTTCAACTCCGGCGAAGACCTCCACCGATTCGTCGGAGCCCGCGTGTTCGCCGTCGATCCCGCCGACGTCACGCCCGCCATGCGGACGAAGGTGAAGGCGATGTCGTACGGCCTGGTCTACGGCCTGTCGGCGTTCGGGCTGTCGAAGCAGCTGCGCATCGAGCAGACCGAGGCGAAGCAGCTCATGATGGAGTACTTCGCCCGATTCGGCGCGGTCCGGGACTACCTGCGATCTTCGGTGGAGCAGGCCCGCATCGACGGGTACACCGAGACGATCTTCGGCCGGCGACGCCCGTTCCCCGATCTCGCCAGCCCCAACCGCGTGCTGCGCGAGAACGCGGAGCGCGCGGCTCTCAACGCCCCGATCCAGGGGAGCGCGGCTGACATCATGAAGATCGCGCTCTTCCACATCCACGACGACTTCGCCACGCACGGGCTGCGGTCGCGGGTGCTGATGCAGATCCACGACGAGCTCGTGGTGGAGGTCGCCGCCGGCGAGTGGGATGCCGCGGAGCGGATCGTGCGCGAGCGGATGGGCGACGCTGCGGCCCTCTCGGTGCCTCTCGACGTGCAGATCGGCCGCGGACCGGACTGGAACGAAGCGGGGCACTGATCCGCCGGTTGGCGCGTCGCGGCCGCGAAACCTAGGCTCGGTGGCATGACTGACGAAACACGCACACCCACGCAGATCGACACGATCGCTGATGCATGGGTCGACACCCTCGCCGAGCTCGAGCCCACACTCGCGACGTACATCGGCCGGTCCGAGTACAACGACCGGTTCGGCGACTACAGCCCCGCAGGTCAGGACCGTCTCGTCGAGGAGGGCCGCAAGACGCTCGCGGCTCTCGCCGCCGCGACCCCGGTCGACGACATCGACGTCGTCACCCAGGAAGACCTTGCGCGAGAGATCCAGGTCGGCATCGACCTCCACGCGGAGAAGTGGTACCTCCGCGACATCAACGTGATCGCCTCGCCCGCGCAGGACATCCGCTCGGCGTTCGACCTCATGCCGACGGCGACGCCCGACGACTGGTCGGTCATCGCGACGCGCCTCAAGGCCGTGCCCGAGGCCATCGACGGGTACCTCACGACCCTCCGTGAGGGGATCGCCCAGGGCATCGTGCCCGCGCGCCGCCAGGTGGTCGAGGTCGCTACCCAGATCGGCCGCTACACCGAGGACGGCGGCTTCTTCTCCACGTTCGCCGCCGACGCCGCACCCGCCGAAGGCCAGCTGCCGGCATCCCTCGCGCGCGAGCTGGCCGACAGCGCGAACGCCGCCCGCGTCGCCTACGACGAACTGGCGCGATTCCTCGCCGACGACGCCGCTGCATCCGCGACCGAGAAGGACGCGGTCGGACGCGAGCTGTACGCCGTGCACTCGCGCCGGTTCCTCGGCGCGACCGTCGACCTCGACGAGACCTACGAGTGGGGTGTCGAGGAGCTCGCGCGCATGGTCGCCGAGCAGGAGTCGATCGCGAACGAGATCAAGGCGGGCGCGTCTGTCGAAGAGGCGGTCGCCTTCCTCGAGCAGGACCCGGCCCGCAAGCTGTACGGCACCGACGCCCTGCAGAAGTGGATGCAGGAGACGAGCGACCGGGCGGTCGCCGAACTCGGCCGCACCCACTTCGACATCGCCGAGCCGATCCGCAAGCTGGAGTGCATGATCGCCCCCACCAAGGAGGGGGGGATCTACTACACCGGTCCGACCGACGACTTCTCGCGCCCCGGCCGCATGTGGTGGTCGGTGCCCGAGGGCGTCGAGGACTTCGACACCTGGCGCGAACTCACCACGGTCTACCACGAGGGCGTTCCGGGCCACCACCTGCAGATCGCACAGGCGGTGTACAACCGTGCGCAGCTCAACTCGTACCGTCGCCTGCTGGGCGGCACATCGGGTCACGCCGAGGGCTGGGCGCTGTACGCCGAGCGCCTCATGGAGCAGCTCGGATACCTCGACGACCCGGCCGACCGCCTGGGAATGCTCGACGGACAGCGCATGCGCGCGGCCCGCGTCGTGCTCGACATCGGCGTGCACCTCGAGAAGCCCCGGCCGGATGGGAAGGGCACGTGGGACGCCGACTTCGCCCTCGACTTCATGCGCCACAACGTGAACATGTCGGACGAGTTCGTGAAGTTCGAGGTCAACCGCTACCTCGGCTGGCCCGGTCAGGCGCCGTCCTACAAGGTGGGTCAGCGCATCTGGGAGCAGCTGCGCGACGAGGTCGCCGAGCGCGAGGGCGCGGACTTCTCGATCAAGCAGTTCCACAAGCGCGCCCTCGACATCGGCGGCGTGGGGCTCGACACCCTCCGGTCGGCGCTGTCGCGCTGAGTCACGGTTCGACGTGACCGTCGCGGAGGTCGTGGGACAGCAGTTCCACGACCTCCGCGTCGCTCGTCTGGGTGAAGTCGTCGTAATACTGGCCGACCGCCCAGAAGTCTCGCTCCCGGTGAGGGCAGACGTAGTCGTCCGCGGTGTCGCGATCCGGCCGCCAGTCCGCGGGCGCAACCGGCACCGCGAGCACGATCCGGGTCGCACCGTGAGCGCGCAGCGACAGGCACGCCGCCGTCACGGTCGCGCCGGTCGCGACGCCGTCGTCCACGACGAGCACGGTCTTCCCGGCGAAGTCGGCACCGGATGCCCCGAACAGCGCTGTTCGACGCCGCAGCTCGACACGCTCGAGGTCCTCCACGAACGCGAGCTGCTCGCTCGTGACGAAGCCTGCCCGGACGGCGTCGTCATTGACGACCCGCACGTCGTCGGCGACGGCTCCCACGGCGAACTCCTCGTGCGACGGCGCGCCGAGCTTGCGGACGACGGCTGCGGCGAGCGGCAGTCCGAGAGCGCGGGCGACCTCCGCGGCGACCACCACTCCTCCTCGTGGGATGCCGAGCACGACGGCGTCCTCGCCGCTCCAGGCTCGCAGCGCCTCCGCGAGCTCGCGGCCGGCATGGGCGCGATCGGCGAAGATTGCCATGCCGCCACGGTACGCCCGCGGTGTCGACTCGGGAATGCCGTGCCGCGCACCGCGGTTCCACCCGGTGCGCGATTCATGCGCATGCATGGAAAGGACCTCCCATGACCGACCTCGCCGCCGTGGAACTCGGCCTCGACACCTTCGGAGACATCACCCGGGACGAGTCCGGTGAACTCCGCACCGCGGCTCAGACCATCCGCGACGTCGTGGACGAGGCGGTGCTCGCCGACCAGGTCGGCCTGTCGTTCTTCGGGGTGGGGGAGCACCACCGGCGGGAGTTCGCGATCTCGAGCCCCGAGATCGTGCTCGCCGCGGCCGCCGCCCGCACCGAGCGGATCCACCTCGGCACCGCCGTGACGGTGCTCTCGAGCGACGATCCTGTCCGGGTCTATGAGCGATTCGCGACGCTCGACGCCGTGTCCAGCGGCCGCGCCGAGGTGATCCTCGGCCGCGGGTCGTTCATCGAGTCGTTCCCCCTGTTCGGCTACGACCTCCGGGACTACGAGGCCCTGTTCGACGAGAAGCTCGATCTCTTCTCGCGGCTCCTCGACGAGAAGCCGGTGACGTGGCAGGGAACCATGCGTGCGCCCCTCGAGGACGCCGACGTCTTCCCCAAGACGGAGAACGGACTGCGAGCATGGGTCGGCGTCGGCGGCACTCCCGAGTCGGTCGTACGCGCCGCGCGGTACGGCTACGGGCTCATGCTGGCGATCATCGGCGGGCCCGCGGACCGGTTCCGCCCGTTCGCGGACCTCTATCGGCGTTCGCTCACGACGTTCGACCGAGAGCCGCTGCCGGTCGGAATCCACTCGCCGGGGCACGTCGCCGAGACCGACCAGCAGGCGTGGGACGAGGCCTATGAGGGCTTCGAGGCCATGAACAACACGATCGGGCGCGAGCGCGGCTGGCCGCCCTACAGCCGCATGCGGTTCCAGCGCGACACCGGTCCGGAGGGAGCGCTCTACGTGGGCTCGCCCGAGACGGTCGCGCGCAAGATCACCGACACCGTCCGCACGCTCGGAGCGCAGCGCTTCGACATGAAGTTCTCCACGGGCACCCTGTCGCACGCCCGCATGATGCGGTCGATCGAGCTGTACGGCACGAAGGTGGCGCCGCTGGTGCGCGATCTGCTGTCGTAGTGCCGGAGCGGTCGCGGCATCCGTACCATGACGCTATGACGGATGCCGACACCCGCGCGGCCGCGACGCTCTCGGAGCGCCTCGACCGGCTGCCGTTCACCCGCATGCACGTGCGGGTGCTGACCGGCTCCGGCCTCGGCTGGGCTCTGGACGCGATGGACGTGGGGCTGATCTCGTTCGTGATCGCGGCCCTCGCGGCGCAGTGGGAGCTGCAGCCCTACGAGACGGCCTGGATCGCGTCGATCGGGTTCGTCGGCATGGCGATCGGTGCGAGCGTGGGCGGCCTGCTCGCCGACAGGTTCGGACGGCGATCCGTCTTCGCGCTGACCCTGCTGGTGTACGGCGTCGCGACCGGGGCCAGTGCCCTCGTCGGCGGGGTCGTCGCCCTGCTGGTGCTGCGGTTCTTCGTCGGCCTCGGGCTCGGCGCCGAACTGCCGGTGGCCTCGACGTATGTGAGCGAGTTCGCACCCGCGCGGATCCGCGGTCGCCTCATCGTGATCCTCGAGGCCTTCTGGGCCGTCGGCTGGACCGCCGCGGCACTCATCGGCTACTTCGTCATCCCGACGTCGGACGCGGGGTGGCGCTGGGCGTTCGCGCTCGGCGCGATCCCCGCCGCGTACGCCCTCTTCGTTCGGTGGGGTCTGCCCGAATCCGCGCGCTGGCTGGAGCGTCGCGGCCGGCACGAAGAGGCCGGGACGGTCGTGCGCTCCTTCGAGGAGTCGGCCGGGAGCGCGGCATCCGACCCTGTCGCGATCGACGTCGACATGCAGCCGGCGGCGTCGTCCACCGTCGGGTCGCGGCTCGCCGTGCTGTGGTCGCACGAGTTCCGGCTGCGCACGGCGTGCCTCTGGCTCGTGTGGTTCTGCGTCAACTTCTCCTACTACGGAGCGTTCATCTGGATCCCGTCGATCCTCGTCGCCCAGGGGTACGACCTGGTCCGCTCGTTCGGGTTCACGCTCATCATCACCCTCGCGCAGCTTCCCGGGTACGCAACAGCTGCATGGCTGATCGAGGTGTGGGGCCGGCGCCTCACCCTGTCGGTCTTCCTCGTCGGATCCGCTGCATCCGCCGTGGCGTTCGGAACCGTGGGCAGCGAAGCGGGGGTCATCGCGGCCGGCATGGCACTGTCGTTCTTCAACCTGGGCGCGTGGGGCGCGCTGTACGCGGTCACGCCGGAGATGTACCCCACGTCGCTGCGCGCCACCGGATCGGGCTGGGCCGCCGGAGCGGGACGCATCGCGTCGATCATCGCCCCGCTCCTGGTACCGGTGCTGCTCGCCCTCGGCGGCGCCCCGACGCTGTTCGTCGTGTTCGCCGCCTTCTTCGTGGTGGCCGCCGCAGCGGCCTGGGGACTCGTCGACAAGCGGGGGATGGCACTCGACGACCGCTGACACCTCCCGCATCGAGGTGGGGCCGCGCATACGGGGTGGCCCGCCGCGCTTAGGCTGGGACGATGGCAGCCGTGAGGTATGTCGCCATCGGCGACTCGTTCACCGAGGGCGTCGGCGACGAACTCCCCGACGGTCGCGTGCGCGGCTGGGCGGATCTTGTGGCACAAGGCTGGGCGGATGCCTCGGCCCAGCCCGTCGAATACGCGAACTTCGCCATCCGCGGCAAGCTCGTCCAGCCGATCGTCGAGCAGCAGCTCGAACCGGCTCTGGCGCTGCAGCCGACCCATCTCTCCTTCAACGGCGGAGGCAACGACATGCTCCGGCCGCGCACGAGCGTGTCGCGAGTGGTCGACGCCTTCACGCACGTGCTGAATCGATGCGATGAGGAGGGTGTGACCCTCATCCTCCTGTCCGGGGCGAATCCCTCTGCGCAGCTGCCGCTCAGTCGGGTGATCCAGCGACGAGGCGATCTGCTCTCGGCGGCGGTTTCCTCGAAGTTCGCCGACCGCACCGACATCGTGCGGGCCTTCAACTGGCCGGACAAGGAGCTGTCGAGCCCGCCGTACTGGTCGGAGGACCGGCTGCACATGAACGCACGCGGCCACCACCGGGTCGCCGCACGGGTGCTGACGGCGCTCGGCCAGGAGCCGCCGGCGGCGTGGTGGTCCCTGCCCCCGCTTCCCCCTGCGGTCGCACGGGGCACGGCCTACTACCGCGAGCACGTCGGACCGTGGATCCAGCGCCGCCTGACCGGCACGTCATCCGGAGACGGGCGCGAGCCGAAGCACGGCGAGTGGTTCGAAGTGGGTCCGTCAGTCAGCTGATTCGACGAGCGCGTACGCAGACCCCGACCTCGTGCGCTCGAGAAGCTCCGCGTCGACGAGAGCGCGACGCAATCCGGCGACATCATCGGCGAAGCGTCCGAGCCGCTCGTTCGTCGCACGCTCGCTCAGGACTTCGCCGGGCTCGAACGCCCGCGCGGCGACCCAGCGCAGGAGCTCCAGCCGGTCGGCATCCTGCACCGGATACCGGTCGATGCGGCCCGACCCGTCGAGGAATCGAGCCGGTCCGGACTTCTTCGCCGGCGGATCGGCCGCGAGGATGCCCCGCACCGACGCTTCGTCGAACTCGGGCCCGTCTTCGCCCTCGCGCACGAGCCCGGACTCGACGAGTCGCGCGAGCGCCCGCGCACGGCGTGCGTCGCTCAGCTCGTCCGCCGCGATCACTTCGGCCAGCACAGCGCGCAGATCGGGATTGAGGAGGGCGGCGACGACACCGCGCCAGCGGTCGCTCATTCGGGCTTCCGCACCGAGTAGACGAGTTCGGCGAACTGCCCGGCGCGCCCCACCGACTCCAGGGTCAGGCGGTCTGACTCCAGTCGGCGGGGGAGCAGCGGGCGACCCGACACGAGAGTGACGGGGGCGATCGATACGCGGATCTCATCGAGGAGGCCGGCATCGGCGAACTGCCCGACGAGGTCTCCGCCGCCGACGATCCAGATGTCTCGATCTCCGGCCGCCGCCACGAGCTCCGTCCAGAGGGCGGAGACGTCTCCGGTGCGGAAGCGGATGTCGGCTCCGGCGACGACGGGCAGCTCGCGCGAGCTCATCACGAACGACGCCTTGCCCGAATAGAACCACTTCTCCGGACTGTCGAGCAGCTTCTCGTGATCGACGACCCATTCGTATGTCGTCGATCCCATGATCAGCGCGCCCACGCCGTCGAGGAAACGGCCGAAGTCGTTCTCGGCCTGATCGGCGCCGGGCACGGCGAAGAGCCAGGCGAGCGAGTCCTCGTCGTCGGCGAGATAGCCGTTGAGCGTGGTGGCGGTGTGGAAGATGACGCGTGCCATGGCCACACCGTATCGGCGATCCCGACATCCTTGACACGTATTCAACCACTTGGTACTGTACCGATCAGTTGAACACAGGAGGTGAGCCGCAATGACCGATCAGCTCAGTCGCACATTCTCGGCCCTCGCCGACCCCACGCGCCGCGCGATCCTCACGCGGCTCAGTGGGGGAGAGGCGACGGTCGGCGAGCTGGCGGCACCGTTCGACATGACGTTCGCCGCTGTCTCGAAG contains the following coding sequences:
- the polA gene encoding DNA polymerase I, with protein sequence MTDSAKPTLLVVDGHSLAYRAFYALPVDNFSTKDGQHTNGIYGFLAMLINLIKAEKPTHMAVAFDTSRQSFRTREYPEYKANRSETPSEFKGQIPILQDCLAAMSITVLQKEDIEADDILATLATQGAEQGYDVLVCSGDRDTIQLVTEDVTLLYPNVQGVSQLKRYDRQAVIDRYGVPPEQYPDIAALVGETSDNLPGVPKVGEKTAVKWLTQFGSLDELLENADKVSGVVGGNLREHLDDVRRNRTLNRLMTDVELPATIADLEVQPMDAQAVRDIFARLEFKTLIPRVAELAGIEQQMAAVTSAAAVPMPVPVEPTPADLRAWLDGAPGEVGVTVVIEGGTPARIGFATADAAAEASWTPDVADALEEWLASDAPKVFSDAKPQVKALRRAGQRVGGLAFDAIVAGWLLRPSFPDKTLADLVDRYLDEKLPEADPTQLVPETEGATPGQLSWFAMRVTAALRGELAESVTTVLTDIELPTLLTLADMELAGVAVSHDKLSSFSAELAERADAIAQQAFLAIGREVNLGSPKQLQEVLFDELQLPKTRKTKTGYSTDAAVLADLQESHPHPFLDLLLQHREATKLRQIIESLDTAIAADGRIRTTYVQTGSQTGRLSSTDPNLQNIPVRTEESRRIRSAFEVGEGYETLLTADYSQIEMRIMAHLSEDPGLVEAFNSGEDLHRFVGARVFAVDPADVTPAMRTKVKAMSYGLVYGLSAFGLSKQLRIEQTEAKQLMMEYFARFGAVRDYLRSSVEQARIDGYTETIFGRRRPFPDLASPNRVLRENAERAALNAPIQGSAADIMKIALFHIHDDFATHGLRSRVLMQIHDELVVEVAAGEWDAAERIVRERMGDAAALSVPLDVQIGRGPDWNEAGH
- a CDS encoding DUF885 domain-containing protein, whose translation is MTDETRTPTQIDTIADAWVDTLAELEPTLATYIGRSEYNDRFGDYSPAGQDRLVEEGRKTLAALAAATPVDDIDVVTQEDLAREIQVGIDLHAEKWYLRDINVIASPAQDIRSAFDLMPTATPDDWSVIATRLKAVPEAIDGYLTTLREGIAQGIVPARRQVVEVATQIGRYTEDGGFFSTFAADAAPAEGQLPASLARELADSANAARVAYDELARFLADDAAASATEKDAVGRELYAVHSRRFLGATVDLDETYEWGVEELARMVAEQESIANEIKAGASVEEAVAFLEQDPARKLYGTDALQKWMQETSDRAVAELGRTHFDIAEPIRKLECMIAPTKEGGIYYTGPTDDFSRPGRMWWSVPEGVEDFDTWRELTTVYHEGVPGHHLQIAQAVYNRAQLNSYRRLLGGTSGHAEGWALYAERLMEQLGYLDDPADRLGMLDGQRMRAARVVLDIGVHLEKPRPDGKGTWDADFALDFMRHNVNMSDEFVKFEVNRYLGWPGQAPSYKVGQRIWEQLRDEVAEREGADFSIKQFHKRALDIGGVGLDTLRSALSR
- a CDS encoding phosphoribosyltransferase; amino-acid sequence: MAIFADRAHAGRELAEALRAWSGEDAVVLGIPRGGVVVAAEVARALGLPLAAAVVRKLGAPSHEEFAVGAVADDVRVVNDDAVRAGFVTSEQLAFVEDLERVELRRRTALFGASGADFAGKTVLVVDDGVATGATVTAACLSLRAHGATRIVLAVPVAPADWRPDRDTADDYVCPHRERDFWAVGQYYDDFTQTSDAEVVELLSHDLRDGHVEP
- a CDS encoding LLM class flavin-dependent oxidoreductase, with protein sequence MTDLAAVELGLDTFGDITRDESGELRTAAQTIRDVVDEAVLADQVGLSFFGVGEHHRREFAISSPEIVLAAAAARTERIHLGTAVTVLSSDDPVRVYERFATLDAVSSGRAEVILGRGSFIESFPLFGYDLRDYEALFDEKLDLFSRLLDEKPVTWQGTMRAPLEDADVFPKTENGLRAWVGVGGTPESVVRAARYGYGLMLAIIGGPADRFRPFADLYRRSLTTFDREPLPVGIHSPGHVAETDQQAWDEAYEGFEAMNNTIGRERGWPPYSRMRFQRDTGPEGALYVGSPETVARKITDTVRTLGAQRFDMKFSTGTLSHARMMRSIELYGTKVAPLVRDLLS
- a CDS encoding MFS transporter yields the protein MTDADTRAAATLSERLDRLPFTRMHVRVLTGSGLGWALDAMDVGLISFVIAALAAQWELQPYETAWIASIGFVGMAIGASVGGLLADRFGRRSVFALTLLVYGVATGASALVGGVVALLVLRFFVGLGLGAELPVASTYVSEFAPARIRGRLIVILEAFWAVGWTAAALIGYFVIPTSDAGWRWAFALGAIPAAYALFVRWGLPESARWLERRGRHEEAGTVVRSFEESAGSAASDPVAIDVDMQPAASSTVGSRLAVLWSHEFRLRTACLWLVWFCVNFSYYGAFIWIPSILVAQGYDLVRSFGFTLIITLAQLPGYATAAWLIEVWGRRLTLSVFLVGSAASAVAFGTVGSEAGVIAAGMALSFFNLGAWGALYAVTPEMYPTSLRATGSGWAAGAGRIASIIAPLLVPVLLALGGAPTLFVVFAAFFVVAAAAAWGLVDKRGMALDDR
- a CDS encoding SGNH/GDSL hydrolase family protein; this translates as MAAVRYVAIGDSFTEGVGDELPDGRVRGWADLVAQGWADASAQPVEYANFAIRGKLVQPIVEQQLEPALALQPTHLSFNGGGNDMLRPRTSVSRVVDAFTHVLNRCDEEGVTLILLSGANPSAQLPLSRVIQRRGDLLSAAVSSKFADRTDIVRAFNWPDKELSSPPYWSEDRLHMNARGHHRVAARVLTALGQEPPAAWWSLPPLPPAVARGTAYYREHVGPWIQRRLTGTSSGDGREPKHGEWFEVGPSVS
- a CDS encoding DUF2087 domain-containing protein — encoded protein: MSDRWRGVVAALLNPDLRAVLAEVIAADELSDARRARALARLVESGLVREGEDGPEFDEASVRGILAADPPAKKSGPARFLDGSGRIDRYPVQDADRLELLRWVAARAFEPGEVLSERATNERLGRFADDVAGLRRALVDAELLERTRSGSAYALVESAD
- a CDS encoding dihydrofolate reductase family protein, producing the protein MARVIFHTATTLNGYLADDEDSLAWLFAVPGADQAENDFGRFLDGVGALIMGSTTYEWVVDHEKLLDSPEKWFYSGKASFVMSSRELPVVAGADIRFRTGDVSALWTELVAAAGDRDIWIVGGGDLVGQFADAGLLDEIRVSIAPVTLVSGRPLLPRRLESDRLTLESVGRAGQFAELVYSVRKPE